One window from the genome of Candidatus Latescibacterota bacterium encodes:
- a CDS encoding DUF1795 domain-containing protein has product METIDRFRFELPEGWQDQTVYHFNGPVIDDQRHLLTLVIDRNLQQTDVAEFARMRTQPLLQSISGVEILKDEETTIPGCYPTYELVYRWIPTEGVKIFKKHIFILREKYGYSFDLEFSKKSYKMLGAQVKKLVEGLLPGTYEPTKD; this is encoded by the coding sequence ATGGAAACTATCGATCGCTTCAGATTCGAACTGCCGGAAGGATGGCAGGATCAGACGGTCTATCATTTCAATGGGCCGGTCATCGACGACCAGCGACACCTGCTTACGCTCGTGATCGACCGCAACCTTCAGCAGACTGATGTGGCGGAGTTCGCCAGGATGAGGACTCAGCCCCTGCTTCAGTCCATTAGCGGGGTCGAAATACTCAAGGACGAGGAAACGACGATACCGGGATGCTATCCCACCTATGAACTTGTATATAGATGGATACCCACTGAAGGCGTGAAGATATTCAAGAAACATATATTCATACTCCGCGAGAAGTATGGATACAGTTTCGATCTGGAGTTTTCGAAAAAGTCGTACAAGATGCTGGGCGCTCAGGTTAAAAAGCTGGTCGAAGGGCTGCTTCCTGGAACATATGAACCAACGAAAGATTGA
- a CDS encoding LysM peptidoglycan-binding domain-containing protein gives MPGFEYTVRSGDTLSALARTHRVEGGWQAIWNDDNNEELRETRSGPDRLLPGDRVYIPGAEGNVAPAPSGGTAEFTAPPPYRIRAVDGTARPSTIIPAGGSVRMRAVLDEDTAGTWAWATSSSKITLSDETTDTVTITAGDDVSERALSEAIELRFTPEGGDQMPSVVTRVTVFTVTFAASSIQGYSFDGMGADMDDHTPDGETPHISVKKNTRTRVQVTVTGGASPGLIRFTSDDDTTAEAVLDGVPPMTFTLFIDGKNKTKAETLIHARANTDDGPICASLAVNVYAEKSYTAKVAKVWDSTSAPTRLTRPSFSVANTQTALRGFYKQAVTTIRLTDYSSDGGALDVNFDPDGAGALVLEAGRISAGQQLVTDALTGTGKKIAIVKKLSWLFNLGSVASIGNPTITMGAHLGERTMAYLTPREYRFGGPGNYETIEITATNTTTRVITLASPLTKAHPITEGIWWPLGGLSGNPAWVQEDTDTEEHVNKVIGHEFGHELLELLDVEKLECVMNYHTGSTDTRIRFKELPRHYDPPGGNENQWDTIDRT, from the coding sequence TTGCCCGGTTTCGAATATACAGTGAGAAGTGGAGACACGCTTTCGGCACTCGCCCGCACCCACAGGGTGGAGGGGGGATGGCAGGCGATATGGAATGATGATAACAATGAAGAGCTTCGCGAGACACGCAGTGGCCCGGACAGACTGCTGCCAGGGGACAGGGTCTACATTCCCGGGGCGGAGGGTAATGTAGCGCCGGCTCCGAGCGGCGGGACAGCAGAATTCACCGCTCCCCCTCCATACAGGATAAGGGCAGTAGACGGGACCGCGCGCCCCTCGACGATCATCCCTGCGGGTGGATCGGTACGCATGAGAGCGGTGCTGGACGAGGACACAGCCGGAACCTGGGCGTGGGCCACATCCAGCTCGAAGATAACACTTTCCGACGAGACTACAGATACAGTCACGATAACGGCTGGCGACGACGTGAGTGAAAGAGCCTTGTCTGAGGCGATCGAACTCCGTTTCACGCCCGAGGGCGGAGATCAGATGCCTTCGGTAGTCACCAGGGTCACTGTTTTCACTGTGACATTTGCTGCGTCATCTATCCAGGGGTACTCGTTTGATGGGATGGGTGCCGATATGGACGATCATACGCCGGATGGAGAGACTCCGCATATCTCGGTAAAAAAGAATACGCGTACGCGGGTCCAGGTCACCGTAACTGGCGGGGCGAGTCCGGGGCTTATCCGTTTCACTTCTGATGATGACACGACAGCCGAGGCTGTCCTTGACGGCGTGCCTCCTATGACGTTCACCCTGTTTATCGATGGAAAAAACAAGACCAAGGCAGAGACATTGATTCACGCGAGGGCCAATACCGATGACGGTCCGATTTGTGCCAGTCTTGCCGTAAATGTCTACGCGGAGAAGTCATATACCGCAAAGGTCGCCAAGGTCTGGGACAGCACGTCGGCCCCGACGAGGCTGACCAGGCCAAGCTTCAGCGTCGCTAACACCCAGACAGCTCTCAGAGGATTTTACAAGCAGGCCGTCACGACGATCAGGCTGACAGACTACAGTAGTGACGGAGGAGCGCTCGACGTCAATTTTGATCCAGACGGCGCCGGGGCTCTTGTCCTTGAGGCGGGAAGGATCTCGGCCGGTCAACAATTGGTAACGGACGCTCTCACCGGTACGGGCAAAAAGATAGCAATAGTGAAAAAGCTGTCCTGGCTTTTTAATCTGGGATCGGTGGCTTCTATTGGGAATCCGACGATAACGATGGGAGCGCACCTCGGTGAGCGGACGATGGCCTATCTCACTCCCAGGGAGTACAGGTTCGGAGGCCCCGGAAATTACGAGACAATAGAGATCACAGCTACCAATACAACGACCAGGGTCATCACTCTGGCCAGTCCTCTGACCAAAGCCCATCCGATCACGGAGGGCATATGGTGGCCGCTCGGAGGATTGAGCGGTAATCCGGCCTGGGTCCAGGAAGATACCGATACCGAAGAACATGTCAACAAGGTGATCGGTCACGAATTCGGGCACGAGCTCCTCGAGTTGCTGGATGTGGAGAAACTCGAATGCGTGATGAATTATCATACAGGCAGTACCGATACGAGGATACGTTTCAAGGAACTGCCCAGACATTATGACCCTCCCGGAGGGAACGAGAACCAGTGGGACACCATAGACAGGACGTAG